The Halomonas sp. THAF5a genome segment AGCAGGGCGTCGGCGATGCGCTCGCGGGAGCAGGTGCAGCCGAAGTGGAGCGCCTTGGGATCGAAGACCCGCACCTCCTCCTCGTGATAGAGCCGACGCAGCACTTCCAGCGGCTCGAGGCTCAGGAGCTCCTCGTCCTTGAGTGTCTCGGCGAGGTGCACGGCACGCTCCCAGGCGTCGTCGTCCTGGTTGAGCGACTCGTCGGGCAGGCGCTGCAGCAGCAGCCCGCCGGCACGCTGGCCGTCGGCGGCGAGCCACAGCCGGGTGGGCAGCTGCTCGGACTGGGCGAAGTAGGCGGCGAGACAGCCCGCCAGGCTGTCGTGCTCGAGGGCCACGATGCCCTGGTAGCGATGGCCGTCGGTCGGGTCCAGGGTGATCACGATCTGCCCCTCGCCCACCAGCTCGCGGAAACCGGCGCCGTCGCCGGGAATCGCGGCTTCCTCGTCGAGGCGGGCGATGGCGCGCAGCTCGCCGCCGGGGTTGGACTCGGCCATCAGCAGCGAGAGCGCGCCCTGGCCGCGCACCTCGATGCTCAGGGTGCCGTCGAGCTTGACGGTGTCGGTGAGCAACGCCACCGCGCAGAGCAGCTCGCCCAGCAGGTGGTTCACCGCCGCCGGGTATTCATGACGGTCGAGCACTTCGGCATAGGCGCGCTCGAGGCTGACGATCTCGCCGCGCACATTGGTGCGCTCGAAGAGAAACCGCTGGATCTGGTCGTTCATGTCGTCGGAAACCTGAAAGGTGAATAGCAAGGACGAAGGGGGCAAGACCGGGCACGTCGGGTCGGGCGCGGACTCAC includes the following:
- the hslO gene encoding Hsp33 family molecular chaperone HslO; this encodes MNDQIQRFLFERTNVRGEIVSLERAYAEVLDRHEYPAAVNHLLGELLCAVALLTDTVKLDGTLSIEVRGQGALSLLMAESNPGGELRAIARLDEEAAIPGDGAGFRELVGEGQIVITLDPTDGHRYQGIVALEHDSLAGCLAAYFAQSEQLPTRLWLAADGQRAGGLLLQRLPDESLNQDDDAWERAVHLAETLKDEELLSLEPLEVLRRLYHEEEVRVFDPKALHFGCTCSRERIADALLGLGAQELRDVLAEQGGIETQCHFCHTRYAFSVVEVEAMLEDPDGPVPTLH